The DNA region AATTAATTCCTCCTCGTTTTCagtcaaattttaatatatatatatatatatatatatatatatatatatatattaaataaataaattattaatacattttattgtaaaataattaaatataaaaatatcattatatcattatatgaatattttttaaagatcGGTTTGAGTGTTTATTctaaatatttgtattttttaagattttaaatatttgtcacatttataatatttattagatagaattaatttttaaatttaaaacaattaccTCTAACAATGATGTAATTTGAAGAAAGATAATAagtattgtattaattgaaatttaTCGCCCTATATGAAAATAAGCTAGTAGCGTTTAATCACATAACGTTCAAGTTTTCCTTAGTATATATGTAACGAATGAAGAGAATATAGTCAATGTAATTGTTCAAAAGCTTGGGAGACAAACAAGAATAAAACTAACTGCCCCCTCTCAAATAGAAGGTTAAAATACTTTTAGtatgttatgtatatattaaaattaattattagtataaaatatatattaaaatataaaatatattaaaaataaataaaattatatatatttataaataataactaattataatagtTTATTTTAGTATAgacatagattttttttaaaaacttattaGATTATAACAGATAAATAAAACACACAGAATTTGCCTTACGATTTAAATTTTAGAGTTCATTATTAACTTGAAATGTCGGTATGTATTGTCCTATTTTGGAATCCAAAACAGGTAGCAGGTGCATCCCCTTATAAACATAACACGTGAATATCGGTTATGATATTATGGACTAACAAAAACTTTAAAAGTTTTCATTTTCAAATGAATTTAATGTGATGTTGATTCTTGCAATCttgctcctttttttttcttttaattaattactgtAAAAAGGAAAATAAACGCATTTTACtgctatatttttataattttatattattatttatgaagtataattacaaatataaattGTTTAATTAAGGACTTAAGGTATCATAATTAATTTTACAGACAGCTGAGTCTTCAGTTAGAGCTTATCGAAAAAAATCCTATTGGAATAATGattgttattagttattactaaCAACCTCTGACActgtttataatattatataattttatcgaCGGTATTATTGTAGATTTGTCAGAAATTAATTTATGAATGGAAGTAAAAATAGTGATGTATAACTATACTGAGATATGACGTATATTCTACAAATATAAATTTACTAAAGTCAGTAACTTGTAAAACGCAGATTACATTTTGActgaaccaaaaataaaaaagcgACATCAAACTGCAAAACGCAGCTTTTGATTGACaagaaaagagtaagaaggaacgAAACGTGTCTCCGTCTCCTGCATACCGACAGGACCTGCTTTATTAACCGTTTGGAAATTCCAAAAACGGAAGTTACGTTTGGTAGTTATCCAAACTAAAACGCAGGTTGCATTTGACAGTCTCTTTAGTTGCAGGAACACCACGTGTTAGAAGAAAGTGTTGAGCGGGTCTTTAAAACGCAAAATGCAGGTGGttagagaaaaaaaagagttgaTAGTTATTGAAGAGTGTTGTGTGAGAATTGTGCAGAAAGGAATTTACAAGGGTTTGAAGAAGTTTgcgggaggaagaagaagaatagaaggctTAGAGTCACTTagtttattaacaaaaaatagttTGTAATTTTACTAGATTTGAAAAACACATTATTGAATAGTTAGATCAATTTTAatggataaataattttttaaaaaaatttatgataaataaatatatttatttaaattttatttatttatattttagcaaaaaaatttattattatttccgttattattaataatattattactgctattattattattactgttagagttgttattattgttatattattattattatgagtgacgtagtaattattattattattattattattattattattattattattattatgcttaagttttcgaaaaaaaattgttatcatGATCATTATAATAAAATACTGTTTaggtaataaataataatattgtttaataaataaatgtttattttttaataatttattaatattttttaataataaataatattgtttaataataaaatatcatttaggataataataaaaaattattattattttctaataataaataacactgtttaataacttttttattattttttaaataatatttaataaataaataaatattgctGTTAATAtgttttgaataataataataaaaaaatactgttTAATAACTgatattatttagaatttaaataattattttttttttacaggcTATCAGGAATTTGTCGTTTAGAAAATTCGATTTGCCAGATACCTTTAACGAGGTAACTGCAGCGTCATTGGCGTTTACTGGGTTTTAACACGTTTCATGAGTAGGCGAAATGAGAGGTCATTCTGCACTGCTGAGTGCATTAGTAGAAGGTGGAGGCCGAAAACTCACACGTTCCACCTTTCAGTTGGGGAAGTGACAGTGACACTGGAAGACATTACATATATACTTGGCCTCCCAGTTAATGGGGAGTCCGTCACGGGTAGAACAGATAGCAGTCACCAGTTTCTGGTGGAGAACTGCATTGCTTATTTTGGTCGGGAGTCAGGTCCGCAGGATCACGTCTTGGGTAAGGTGAATCTTGCATGGGTTCGGCGATGCAGAGACACCGAACCGTGTGACGTGCAAGATTCCATTGAGCAGTATGTCCGAGCTCACATTTTCTGCGTGCTTGGAACAGTTGTGTTTCTGGAT from Arachis hypogaea cultivar Tifrunner chromosome 10, arahy.Tifrunner.gnm2.J5K5, whole genome shotgun sequence includes:
- the LOC140175775 gene encoding serine/threonine-protein phosphatase 7 long form homolog, coding for MSRRNERSFCTAECISRRWRPKTHTFHLSVGEVTVTLEDITYILGLPVNGESVTGRTDSSHQFLVENCIAYFGRESGPQDHVLGKVNLAWVRRCRDTEPCDVQDSIEQYVRAHIFCVLGTVVFLDKFITSLNSKFLPLLGSVFI